The Natronogracilivirga saccharolytica region CCGATGATGTACTGGTTTTCCATGCGCGATCATATGGCGACAGGCAGGGGTTTTACAGTTACAATTTTAAAAATGACCGGACTTCCCTTTTTTATGAGACCGGAACAGTGGAAGATCATGTCATATCATCACACCCTGATGGTAAAAGCTTCCTGTATTCAAGGTATCACCGCCACCCCTACTACAATAATTACGAGAGAATGAGGGTGCATGAAATTACACATGACGGAAGCTCTTTTCTATCCGCCCGCCCTGTTTCAAAAAAAACTGACCGCCTGCACGCTCCTTCCTATGCTTCAAGTAACAAAGTTTGGGGACTTCAGACACATCACGAGAGAAACCAGCTCATACAATTGAGTGATGAACAGACCGATACACTGTTTGTACCTGAAAAAGGACATATGGTGGAAGTGGCTTTCCATCCCGGCTCTCCCGATTCCCTGGCACTCCTTGCCAATCGAAACGGGATACAGGGCTTGTGGCTTCTCCACCGGGACCAAATTCACAAATGGCAGTCAGAAAAAGCCGATATTTCTTTTAATAATGCTTCTGTTTACGATCCGGTCTGGCATCCGGATGGTGACCGATTGTTATTCACTTCTGATTTCAAAGGAATATTGAACCTGTATGAATACGACATCCGGAAAAACAGACTGCACCGGCTTACTAATCACAAATACGGCATTATGGAGGGCCGTTTCGACCCGGACGGAAACAGAATAGCAGCTGTTCAGTTTCTGGAAAACCGGTTTGAGCTGGTAATTCTGGGAAGAAAAGATATTGATCCGGTACCGGTGGATGATAAGGAATGGAAACGGGTTGACCGGACTGAGCCATCGCCACCTGCCTCTGCGGATCCTGATTCCATGCCTGAAAACTGGACCATGTCTTCTTACCGAACCGGTTTGGGATGGCTTCGTCCAAGGGCTTTTTTTCCGTACTGGGAAAACGAAACACGCGACATTGGGCATCGCTTCGGTTTGACAATGTCGAGTGGTGATGTCCTCCGGAAAAACAGCTATTTCGCAGAAGTGAGTACGTCGAACAGCCGGTTATGGTATGATCTGGAGTATCAGTACAGCGGATTTTTTCCAGGATTTCGCCTGAAGGGATATCAGCGGCCGGTTCAGACCACGGCCGGCCTGATCGACAGACAGGGATTCGGGGTGGACATTCCGATACGGCTTCAGATTGACCAGAATACAAGATTTTCGGCTTTTACAGTCATTCCCGGAGTGGATCATCTGCGCCAAAGGCAAATTGATACAGACGGACAGGCACTGGGTCCCTGGTTCGACAGAACCACAGCCGGATTATTCGCCTCGTACCAGCACCGTATTCAGCAAAATATCGGGGATGTTCAACCCAATACCGGATGGCTTCTGTTCGGTGAATACGAGCAGGATATACAAACAGATCTGACGCAGCAACTTTCAGCACTTAGGGCCGGATTGTATAAATTCACCACACTCAGCACCAGAAGCAACCAGTCACTGCGTATAGGGACAGAGTGGGTGACTCAGAATCTGCCTTACTTTGACATCAGCGGATTCTTTTCAAGAGGGTTTGATGACAATATCCTTGATGGCGTAAATAATTCATCCCGGTTTCATACCCGTTATACCATTCCGCTGCATCGCGGTGACCGGGGAAATGTGCTCTTCCCGGTATTTTACGATATTATGTATGCAACATTATTCAGCGACACCATTATACCGCTTACCGGCAGCAACACATCTGAGCTCATCGGGAACTCACGTACACTATATGGAGTCGGAATCCGGTTTCAAATGCGCTTGTTTAACATTCCGGTCGACATGGGAGTAGCCTTTGCATATGAACCAACCAGGGAAAATGCATCCATGCTGCTGGGGTCATTCTGAACGTCAGGTAACATATCCTATTTCAAAAAGATCGAACTCCTTCACCGGATGATCATCAATAAGCTGTTTTGCCGTGTCAGGAGAAACAATAACCGTCAGTCCCACACCAAGATTAAATGCCTGCTTCATATCTTCATCCGGAACCTTTCCGAGTCTTTGTATAAGCTTGAAAATGGGAGGCCATTTCCAGCTGTTCCATGCTATATCGGGCTTTAGTCCTTCCGGGACAATCCGGTTGGTATTTCCTGCAATGCCGCCACCTGTAATATGCGCAAACCCGCGGATGCCTACTTTGCTTTTCAGATTCCTTATCACATCAAGATAGGACGGATGCACACGAAGAAGGCTTTCAGACACAGACATACCAAGCTCATCCACATGATCATGAATGTCAAAGTGTTCGAACAGTACCTTCCTGGCAAGGGAATATCCGTTTGTGTGCA contains the following coding sequences:
- a CDS encoding PD40 domain-containing protein, producing the protein MRFQKLYFIPVIITILLVGDIASGQVYDNFYRPSRPAWQQLETDHFRILYQKGEESAAIQTANILEDQYSVVQSLVGGSLSDMPVVLNSQNERSNGYVTTLNFRIEVEIPRLKGKTMNPRDGNWLLTVMPHELVHALHLNVIPTAGVSGFIRPFSPDAARTMHMAAPLGMIEGIAVFHESHRHFGVSGRGNHPYFKRQFHSIFDSRKRWSLDQMMMNPARTFPFDRHYSGGHEFIRWLQYEYGMETTKNTIRFVSRWPFLGYGTALWYHTRKRPSTLYKEFEEDRSKYYKPDPQKNKTIFESPDAVKMKQIRRPFWISDDVLVFHARSYGDRQGFYSYNFKNDRTSLFYETGTVEDHVISSHPDGKSFLYSRYHRHPYYNNYERMRVHEITHDGSSFLSARPVSKKTDRLHAPSYASSNKVWGLQTHHERNQLIQLSDEQTDTLFVPEKGHMVEVAFHPGSPDSLALLANRNGIQGLWLLHRDQIHKWQSEKADISFNNASVYDPVWHPDGDRLLFTSDFKGILNLYEYDIRKNRLHRLTNHKYGIMEGRFDPDGNRIAAVQFLENRFELVILGRKDIDPVPVDDKEWKRVDRTEPSPPASADPDSMPENWTMSSYRTGLGWLRPRAFFPYWENETRDIGHRFGLTMSSGDVLRKNSYFAEVSTSNSRLWYDLEYQYSGFFPGFRLKGYQRPVQTTAGLIDRQGFGVDIPIRLQIDQNTRFSAFTVIPGVDHLRQRQIDTDGQALGPWFDRTTAGLFASYQHRIQQNIGDVQPNTGWLLFGEYEQDIQTDLTQQLSALRAGLYKFTTLSTRSNQSLRIGTEWVTQNLPYFDISGFFSRGFDDNILDGVNNSSRFHTRYTIPLHRGDRGNVLFPVFYDIMYATLFSDTIIPLTGSNTSELIGNSRTLYGVGIRFQMRLFNIPVDMGVAFAYEPTRENASMLLGSF